The region TGGTGCCGGTATTCACGGTGCCGTCATGCTCCTGGAACGTCTGGATCGACTGCCCAAAATCATTGTACGTGAACTGCACCTGATTAACAGCATTTCCTGAGGTGGCGGCATCGAAAACCCCTGCCGGAGAGTGATCCCCGGCAGGGGGAGTAAACTTCATGTCGATTGTCAAAGAGCAGAACGATCAAGATAGAGTAGCTAAAACCACATGTGTTGTTGGCACACAGGTCGCTCGTAGACTACAACCTGTGCCACTATGTGGATGTTTGTGTGGATATTGACGCAATCTCAAATAGTAAGACAACAAAGTGATTACATGCAAAACCAAACCGTTGTTGATATATTCCACAGAATCCAAAAAACAATCTGCGTACTTGATGTTTTAAGAAACCATTTGCTGGTTGTTTGTGCGTAATACAAACATGTTATTATATATGCTACTTGAGGAAGTAAGAGGATCAACTTGAGTTGCAGTGCGTATAGCACTGATTGTGTTGACGGAGATGGACGATTTGCTGTAATTACTGTCGCAGCATCAATGAGAAACGTCTGGCAAATCGTCCATATAAGCAGCATAGATTCACTTCTTTCATTAATGCATGGTTGCGAATATGTCTATTCAGTGATGTTAACGCCACCGTATAATTGAAACCATAGCTCGGGGCAGGGTGGTCGATGTTTCTTAAGACCAAAACTAGAGAAATTAAATATATTCCAGCTCATGTTTCCTGTTTCCATCGTCGGGACGCCTAATCCAGTCTGTCCACAATGTCCGTTGCGTCCATATCGCTCGTACCATGATGTGGCTGTAATACAGTTGTTAATACCCGTGTAGTATGGGTATGGGAATTCGAAATTCTCCACAGCGTTTTGATTTTCCATCCATGCTTTAATGAGAAGCATATCATCCAATTCATCAGAAGCATACTCACCAAAGTTGATGTAGGGGGGGTCTTCCTTCTCCGCTTTGAATGCCCCAAGTGTTATTGCCAAACAGTGGGGCTTGAAAATGTAGTTCAGTGTATTGTTTGTTGGGAATGCCTTTTGTAAGCATGCCGTGATCTACGTTTAGGCGAATAAATTCATGGAGCTGAAAGCAGGTTTGCCTTCCGGGAGCATTTGGGTCAACGCGGATTATTCTGTTGAGGTCACACTGGGGTGTCGTTGGTGTGTGAACTTTTACACGCGGTTTAATAGGTTCGGTCTTTAATGTGTAATGATCAGCGTACCCTGTGCACCATATTCCGTACATAGTCCAGTCAAAATATGGTTCTTTCAATCCGCTAGGGTCTTTTCTCGAGGTAGAGGTATTTCGTGTATATCGCAGGAGTGAGGTGTCGCCTCCGCTAAACTCAATCGGATCTTCGCTTACGAATCTTCCCACTTCGGCGTCGTACCATCTGGCGCGGTACCAGTGGAGGCCCGTGTCTTCGTCGTATTCTCTCGCCGTGAAGGTATAATGCGGGAGGGGTTGGCCTGCTGTGCTGCCCGTGATTTGGCCGAAGGTGCTGTAGGTGAGGTGGTTGGTGACGGTGGTGGTACCCGCGTTGTGTTCGGCCACGTCGCGGATGGTGCCCAGGTGGTCGGCGAGGAGCCACTTGATGTTGCCAATGTCGTCTTCTTCGGCTAATGGCATGTCGATGCCGGGGCCGTGGAGGAATCGGGTGAGCAGGTCGCCGCTGTCATCGTGGATGAACACGCAGTCACTGGTGGTGCCTTTCGTGGTGGGGTCGAACGTGTAGTGGCGGATGTCGTTCCACGAGTTGTTGGCAGTCGAGTCCAGCTTGCGGGTAATGCGCTGGTTATGGATGTCGTAGGTGTAGGCCACTCGTTTCTGGGGCGTATCGAGTGAGTCGCGGTGTTCGACTTGGGTCAGCCGGTTGCGGTGATCCCATGAATAGACCGTATAGTCGCCGGTGGCGACTTCCGTTTTACGGATGCGGTTGCCTTCGTCGTCGTAGAGGTATTCGTAGGTGCCGTCTTCCAGAAGCTGGTTGTTGGTGCCGGTGATGTAGCCGGTGTTCGTGCGGTTGCCGGTGAGGTCGTAGCTGTAGGCTTCATCGGGGGTCGTGGGGTGATCGGCGGCGGTGAGTTGGGCAATGGCGTCGTAGTCGTAAGCTGAGGTACCATCCAGAGTTTCATGGCTGGAGAGGCGGCGGTCGGCATCGTAGGTGTAGTAGTGCTGGGCCAGGATGGTGGCCGATTGAGCGTGCTTCAACTGCACGATCCGGCCATAATCGTCGAACGTGAACGCGCTGTCGGCCAGTGAGGTGCCGCCTGAAACTTGTTCAAAGCGGCTGATGGCATGGGGGCGGTTCAGTACGTCGTAGCCGAACTCGACACGCTTTTCGGTGACCGAGTTACCGCCCACACTTCCCTGCTGTGTGATCTGCGTGGGCTGCCCCAACGCATTGTGGAGGTAGCTGTTGGTGAAATCGTCGCTGCTTTCGACTTGTGCCGCCAGCGAGAGGCGATTGCCAGCGCGGTTCCAGTCAGCCGTCAAGAGAACGTGGGGAACATCGTCGGTGCCGTCGTTATCGACCGTGGCGATGTGGCCGAAAAGGTCGTAAGTGTAGGCATACGCGGAGACATCGTCGGAAATCGACTGCAAGCGTCCTTCGGCATCGTAAGTTCGGCTGACGGTGTTCACAGTGCTGCCGCCGGTCTTCCAGAGTTCGGTGTCGGGTCGCCCGAGATCATCATGAACAAGTTGAATGACTCGTCCATTGCGATCGGTGCGTGTCTCTAAGTGACCAGCCGTGTTGTACGCGAAGAATCGCGATTTCCCCAAGGAATTTTCTTCTTCAATCACCCGGCCCACGCCATCGTAGCGCCAGGTGGTCGTGTTTTCTTCGGCATCAGTCAGCGAGAGTTGATGACCGGCGATATTGTAAGCCAGCGTTGTGACGGCGTCTCTTGCATCAGTGATGGTGAGGACGCGACCCAAGCCGTCGTAGGTCATCGACTCCGTTAATGCGAGGTTCGCCGGTGTGCGCTGAAGCACGTTTCCACTTTGATCGTACCAGACTTCATCGACCATCGCCGCACCCACGCTGCCGGTGGTGGGGTTGACGGCGTAGCGGCGGGATTGGTAGGGGCGGCCGAGGGGGTCGTAATCGGTTTCGATGCGGCTTAAGAGTGTGCCGGTGGGGGAGCCGTCGTAGCGTTCGCTGCGGATGAGTTGGCCGCGGAAGTCGTAGGTTTCTTTCTGGCAGAAGTTTTCTTCGCCCTGGGTGACGAGGCGGCGGCCACGGTAATCGTAGCTATACGTTGTTTCGCGCGTGGTGCTGCTATCGACGTGTTGCGTCGAGAGAATCGGGCGGCCCGCGATGTCGTATTCGGCTGCGGAGACGAGGACCGTATCATTTGACGGCCCCTCAGTGAGGGGTTGGGCCGCGGCGGGATCTGAATGGCTCGCAGAGAATGTCTCCCGCGAGCGGAAGGCCGACAAGCTGTCAATGGCGGAAGCGCCTGTGGAGCCTTGCTTAAGGAAGATTCCTGAAACATACCGCTCCGCTGCCCCACTGCCAGTGGTCGAGTCGTATTCAGTAGTCTGGAAAAGTCCGGAGTTCGTTCGCAGGACAATGTCGCAGGGTGGCACAGGCTGCTTGTCCGCGAGCTACCTGTGTGCCGAAGGCAAAAGAAGTTTGGCTGCTGCAAGCACTGCAATACGAGTCTCTGATGATCTCAGGTGACTCAAGCAGATTTGCGGCTCTGCCAGTCCCCTCCTGTGGCGAAGCCACCCAAGTAGAAATCATAATCTCAATCGGGGCCACCTGCGGCATAAGCACCTTGGAAGACATTAGAGTTTACCTTGGGTATTCTCCAAGCAATCATTCAATCGTGTAGGTAATTCCGCGTGCGGTCAATTCATCACAAATAGATCTTACAATTCGATCATGGTCTGCTTTAGTAAAGACATCACTCTCATGAGGTGGAAGCCATCCTGTTAACGAAGATTCAAATATATCGAAATCTGTCTGATTGCCATTAACACGCATTAATGCTTCTACAGAAATTTTGGCTTGCCGCCCACCTTCTTCGAAAGTGATAGCCCCGGTTGTCATGTGGACAATCATTTTAAGTTCTCACTAGTTACACATTGCAATTGTTTGCCACGAATTTACTTCATGATGGAATAGCACCTTTGCCTATGGCACACATGTCGCTCGTCTGCAAGTCACCTGTGTGCCATAGGCAAAAGATGCATTGTTTCCAAAACTCTCGTGGGCACCTTAAAAGGTTTCATGTTCGGCTGACTCAGGCAGGCTGCTCATCCTCTGGTCGTTTCACCACCCCGGTAGAAATCAGAATTTCAACCGGGGCCACCCTGCGAATTCAGCACGAGTTTAGAAATGCTTCACGGGACTCGGCAATCGCATCGGAAAACAAGGTTTCATTAATTGGTCCTAAAAGAATGACGAGAATCATTGAGTCCAGCCCCCTTTGTCTTACCCGATGGGTGACTCTTGCTTCGTTGGATTGTCAAATGGAAAGAGCGAACGAAATGCATAAGTTTGGACGCTAGGAAGTGCGTGATGCGACAACTCTCTAAGACGCCGAATGAATGCAACAGTGTTGTATCTCTCTGCCGATATTTCGCTCGTAATTAATGTTCCAATATTGACGAGATCATCATTATCAGACAGCAACAGCCGCAGCAACTCTTCTACATCCCTGCTTTCACGAAACTGATCCACCAAACGTGTCAATCCATCGACTCCATCGGCTCCGCTGTTGACGATTTCTAATACTTCATCTTCTATCATTGTGTATCTTCTCCAGTGCACTTTTAAGTTTCTGAAGGAATCCCCTCTCCTATGCTATACGTCTTTCATGAAAGGTGCGTTCGAGTTCGGTTCCCTTTCAAGTTCACAGGGTGGCCCCGGTTGAA is a window of Planctopirus limnophila DSM 3776 DNA encoding:
- a CDS encoding Imm74 family immunity protein, which gives rise to MTTGAITFEEGGRQAKISVEALMRVNGNQTDFDIFESSLTGWLPPHESDVFTKADHDRIVRSICDELTARGITYTIE
- a CDS encoding RHS repeat domain-containing protein — its product is MPPCDIVLRTNSGLFQTTEYDSTTGSGAAERYVSGIFLKQGSTGASAIDSLSAFRSRETFSASHSDPAAAQPLTEGPSNDTVLVSAAEYDIAGRPILSTQHVDSSTTRETTYSYDYRGRRLVTQGEENFCQKETYDFRGQLIRSERYDGSPTGTLLSRIETDYDPLGRPYQSRRYAVNPTTGSVGAAMVDEVWYDQSGNVLQRTPANLALTESMTYDGLGRVLTITDARDAVTTLAYNIAGHQLSLTDAEENTTTWRYDGVGRVIEEENSLGKSRFFAYNTAGHLETRTDRNGRVIQLVHDDLGRPDTELWKTGGSTVNTVSRTYDAEGRLQSISDDVSAYAYTYDLFGHIATVDNDGTDDVPHVLLTADWNRAGNRLSLAAQVESSDDFTNSYLHNALGQPTQITQQGSVGGNSVTEKRVEFGYDVLNRPHAISRFEQVSGGTSLADSAFTFDDYGRIVQLKHAQSATILAQHYYTYDADRRLSSHETLDGTSAYDYDAIAQLTAADHPTTPDEAYSYDLTGNRTNTGYITGTNNQLLEDGTYEYLYDDEGNRIRKTEVATGDYTVYSWDHRNRLTQVEHRDSLDTPQKRVAYTYDIHNQRITRKLDSTANNSWNDIRHYTFDPTTKGTTSDCVFIHDDSGDLLTRFLHGPGIDMPLAEEDDIGNIKWLLADHLGTIRDVAEHNAGTTTVTNHLTYSTFGQITGSTAGQPLPHYTFTAREYDEDTGLHWYRARWYDAEVGRFVSEDPIEFSGGDTSLLRYTRNTSTSRKDPSGLKEPYFDWTMYGIWCTGYADHYTLKTEPIKPRVKVHTPTTPQCDLNRIIRVDPNAPGRQTCFQLHEFIRLNVDHGMLTKGIPNKQYTELHFQAPLFGNNTWGIQSGEGRPPLHQLW